One bacterium genomic window, CATCGTCGGCGATCGCACTTTCGCACGCAAAACCCGGTCAGATCTCTCCCAATCGGCAACTGCAATCGCCGGAAACCATATCCTGAAGCGGCTGGCCCATGCTTGAAAAGATCTGGAAGGCGATCCTCCGTCGCGGTAGCCTCTCGCTGCTGATGTTACCAGCTTTTCTGCTCTGGATCGTCTCGCTTTTCTATCGCGCGGGCTTTGCGCTCAAGCGCAGGATGGCTGGGAATCCGCTCAAGCTTTCTGTGCCGGTGGTGTCCGTTGGAAATATCACAGTCGGTGGATCCGGTAAAACGCCGATGGTCGAATTTCTCGCCCGCCATCTGGTCGATGCCGGCATTCGGGTGGCGATCGTTTCATCCGGATATGGTCGAACCAATGAAATCAGTTTTGTTGAAGAGGGGTACAAAGTACAGGAACGCTCTACCGATGACACCGGCGATGAGGTCATGCTCCTGGCGAATTCCGTTCCCGAGGCACACTTTTCCGTCGACCGCTCTAAAACCGAGGCCGCCAGACGGGTCGCCGAAAGTGGCCTGGTAGATGTTATCATCGTTGACGACGGCTTCCAGCACTTCAAATTGGCGCGCGATCTGGATATCCTTGCTTTTGATGCCGCAGTCCGCCCCCAGATGCTCCGTCCATTCCCCTATGGTATGCTCAGGGAGCCGGTTTCTGCGCTGAGCCGCGCCGATGTTATCATTATCACTCGCTCGAATTTTGCCAAGGACCGGACGGCCATTCGGAAAATGATCCAGAAGCACAACCCCAATGCGCCTTTGTATCATGCACACTTCTCGGTTACGGAACTGATCGGCTCGGATAAGCGTTACCCGGTGAAATATCTGGAGGATAAATCGGTCTTTCTGTTCGCCGGAATCGGCAATTTTCGGTCGCTGCGCAAACAAGTGAATTCGCTGGCCGGCGATCTGGACTTTGCACTCGAGCTGTCCGACCACCAGCAGTACGATCAGGCAATGTTGGAGAAGATCAAGAAACTGGCCGACGAGCATGAATCTGATCTGGTCCTGACGACCGGTAAAGACTGGGTCAAGCTGGGAGACTTTGATTTTGGCCGCGAGAGTTACTATCTTGGCCTTTCCATCGACCTTGACCCCGGTGAGGAACGACTCGTTTCCTACCTGACGGATAAACTTGGACTTCAGCCGCGAGAAAACTGATGAACCGCGATTTCGATATACTGGTGATCGGAAGTGGAATTGCCGGGCTGTTCTACGCTCTCCGCGTATCCGAGCACATGCCAAAGGCCCGCATCGCTCTTGTGACCAAAAAGGGGGAGACTGCCACCAATACCAATCGCGCCCAAGGCGGCATTGCCGCGGTCCTTTCTGGCACCGATTCTTTTGACGCGCATATCGCAGATACTCTGCGTGTTGGCTGTGGCATCTGTAAGAAAGAGGTGGTCGAGCGTGTGGTCGAGGCTGGTCCGGCAGTGATTCAGGAGCTGATGGATTATGGCGTCCGCTTCACCAAAGTCGATGGCCGCTTCGATCTTGGACGCGAAGGCGGGCATACCGCCAGTAGGGTTGTCCATGCATCCGATCTGACCGGCCGCGAAATCGAACGCGCCCTGCTCAGCGCCTGTCGCGCCAAGAACGATTCGATACAGATTTTCCGCGATCATATTGCTCTCGATCTTATCAAGACGACAGTCGGGGGACAGTCCTCCTGCGTCGGCGCCTTTGTCTTTTCTGAAGTCGGCCGACTGTTCACCGCCATCTACGCTCCGGTGACGATGCTTGCTACCGGCGGACTCGGCCAGGTGTACTATCATACTTCGAATCCGGAGATCGCCACCGGCGATGGCGTCGCTATGGCCTATCGTGCCGGTATCCCGGTCGCCAATCTGGAATTCATCCAGTTTCATCCGACTACTCTATACGCTCCTGGACGCGAGCCTTTCCTTATCTCCGAGGCAGTTCGTGGCGAGGGTGCTCGTCTCAAGTCGACTGATGGCCGCTATTTGATGGAGAATGCGCACGAACTGAAAGACCTCGCCCCGCGTGACATTGTCGCACAAACTATCGACAAGGAACTGAAAGCGAGTGGCGAAGAGTTCGTCTACCTCGATATCAGCCATCGCGATCCGGAATTTGTCAAACAGCGCTTCCCCAATATCTACGCCGAATGTCTCCGCTACGGTTTTGATATCACCGAGCGTCCCATCCCGGTCGTCCCGGCCGCACACTACGCCTGCGGCGGAGTGCTTTCATCGATCGAAGGTGAGACCAATCTCTCAGGGCTTTTCACAGCGGGCGAGGTTGCCATGACCGGCATGCATGGCGCCAACCGCCTCGCATCAAATTCACTGCTTGAAGCGGTCGTGATGGCCCGTTTTGCCTCCGAGAAATCGATCGATTATCTCAAGGGGATCGAGTTTAATCGCCCTGTTCAGGTTGAGAATGCGCTGCACTCGTCACTTGCCTATCCTCGCGAGAAGATTCTTATTGCTCATGACCGTCGCGAACTACGGCGCGTCATGTCCGACTTCGTCGGGATCGTCCGCACCGAGGATCGCCTTGCCCTGGCGCACGAGAAAGTCAATCAGATCAGGTCGGCGATCGACCAGTACTATTTCGCCACTCCGGCGACCTACAATGTGGTCGAGTTACGCAATCTGGCAACTGTCGCCGAATTGATCATTAGGAGCGCCATCTCCCGCCGAGAATCGCGAGGTCTGCATTACCTCGATGATCGACCTGGCTCCAATGATGCTTACCTGCACGATACCATTATCACGGAACAGAAAGGAACTGACAGTGGCCACCCATGAAATGGTGCTGATCCTTGATTTCGGCTCCCAGTACACCCAATTGATCGCCCGCCGTATTCGCGAGGCACACATCTATTGTGAGATCGTCCCCTTCAATGCCGATCTCTCCGCCTACCGCGAGCGCAATGTCCGGGGATATATCCTGTCCGGTGGCCCGTCTTCTCTCGCCGATGCCGATGCTCCGCGTGTCAGCCGTCAGTTCTTCGAATCCGGAGTGCCGATCCTGGCAATCTGCTATGGCATGCAGTTGCTGGCGGACGTTTTTGGTGGAAAATTGATGCGAAGTGAACATCGCGAGTACGGTCGCGCCACTTTCCGCCCCGATGATACCGCGCCGCTTTTTCGCAGTCTATCGCAGAAAAGTCAGGTCTGGATGTCCCATGGTGACTCGATAGTTGCCCTGCCGCAGGGATTCCATGTGACCGGGGAAAGTGATGGCCTCGCCGTTGCGGCGATCGCCGATGAAACCCGTCACATCTATGGCGTGCAGTTCCACCCGGAGGTCCACCACACCGCGGAGGGAAAGCAGATCCTCCACAACTTCCTTTTCGATATCTGCCGCCTGCAGGGAGATTGGACCACCGAATCATTCGTTGATGAATCCATCAACCGGATCCGCCAGCAGGTTGGAAATGGTAAAGTCCTCCTCGGTATCTCCGGCGGAGTAGATTCGACCGTGGCCGCAGTACTCCTGCACCGAGCCATCGCCGAACGGCTACATGCGGTCTTCGTCAATACCGGCATGCTACGTAAGAACGAATTCGAAGATGTCACCGTTATGCTCCGCACGCTCGGAATCAACCTCTATCCGGTCGATGCCTCCGAACTTTTCCTTACCCGACTGGCCGGGGTAGAGGATCCCGAAAAAAAGCGCAAGATCATCGGCGCCTCTTTCATTGATGTCTTTGAAGCTGAAGCAGAGAAGATCGGTGATGTCGATTTCCTGGGGCAGGGGACGCTTTACCCGGACGTGATAGAATCGACTTCCTTCAAGGGGCCATCGGTCACCATTAAGTCGCACCACAATGTGGGCGGGCTGAAAGAGCGGATGAAACTTCGCCTGGTGGAACCACTCCGCGAGCTGTTTAAGGACGAGGTACGAGTGGTTGGGCGAAAGCTGGGCCTTCCCGACCAGTTCATCCGACGACACCCGTTCCCCGGCCCGGGGCTGGCTGTTCGCATTCTGGGCGACATCACCAAAGAGCGGTGCGACCTGCTACGTGAGGTTGATCACATTTTCATCGAAGAACTGCTCCGTCACAACATCTACGATGATATCTGGCAAGCTTTTGCCGTCCTGCTCCCGGTCAAGGCAGTCGGGGTGATGGGAGATGAACGAACCTACGAGAATGTCGTCGCCCTCCGAGCGGTTACCTCGGTTGACGGCATGACCGCCGATTGGGCACGTATCGACAACGATATCCTGGCCCATATCTCCAACCGGATTATCCGGAATGTCCGCGGCGTCAATCGGGTCACGTACGACATCTCGTCCAAGCCGCCTGCGACCATTGAGTGGGAATGAGGGCCACCCTCCTCTTGGCCCGGCTCAACATTCTTTTTGACTCAGTCGCTTAAACTGCGCTACTTTGCGGCATCATGACCGACCGCACCATCCTTGCAATCGACTACGGCACCAAACGGATCGGATTGGCGAAATCCGATCCTATGGCCGTGATCGCCTCGGCACTGAAGACTCTCGAGGTCCGCTCGATATCCGAAGCTGTCACTATGGTTGCCCAGGCAATAGCCGAGTATGATCCGAAAACGGTGGTGGTCGGCTATCCACTGCTCGCCTCCGGCGACAAGAGCAAGAAATGCGAAGAGATCGACCAGTTTATTGCCATGCTTTCCACGCATTATCACGGACCGATTGTTCGCGTAGATGAAGCTGACAGCTCGCGTGAGGCGACCTCAATCCTCCGTGCCCACGGACAGCGTGTACGCAAAGACAAAAAACGGGTCGACCGACTGGCCGCTGTCATCATTCTCCAGCGATATCTGGAGGAACTCCCTGAAAACTGAACCAAACATCCAGGTCTGGGAATATCTCTGGTATGCCGCCACCACGATCTTCCTTTTGGTAGTCGGCGTCTGTCTGTTGTTCCTCAGAATGCTCGGCTGGATTCTCAGGCGCCTCAAGAAGCCCGGAATTTCGTGGGCAATGGCGGGCGCGGTATCGTTGCTAGTTGGGATACTGGCGATATCCGCAATTTCATACCTCTACTTCAACAGCAAGGATCTTGGCGGCCAGGTAATCGAGGTTCAAGTGACCACCGGTGATACCTTTGGGGCGGTCGCCGATCGTTTGGTCAAAGAAGGCGTGGTCTCTAATCGTTGGTCACTGATCCTCCCGGCACGTTTGCTCAAAGTCGACCGGAAACTCCGCTCCGGAATATACGTTTTCACTGGCCAGAATTCTGCCCGGTCAGTCCTCGACAAACTCAATCAGGGTGATGTCAAGCTGACCGAAGTGACCATTCCTGAGGGGATGCCCATTTGGAAGGTCGCGGCTACCCTGCAGACCAGGCTCCTTCTGGATTCTGCCGCGCTGATGCAGCTCAATCTGGATCGTCCGTTTCTCGACAGCCTGGAGATCCCATATCTCGAGGGTCATCTATTCCCGGAGACATATGCCTTCGATCCGGGTGTTTCCCTTCGGTCGGTAGTGAGGGAGATGGTGCAGATGTTTAAGCAGAAGACAGATTCCCTTTGGGCAACGCAGACTGCAACCGGTCTGAACAAATACCAGACACTCACCCTTGCATCCATCATTGAAGCGGAGACTCCCCTGGCATCCGAACGCACCAGAGTTGCCTCAGTGTACCTGAATCGACTTCGAATCGGGATGACGCTGGATGCTGACCCGACGGTTATTTACGGTCTCGGCGGACTGGATCGTCCGTTGCTGCGCGACGATCTCGACAGCGTGACCATATATAACACCTATCGGATCGCGGGCTTGCCGCCGACGCCGATCAACTCCCCGGGTCTGGCATCTGTTCTGGCGGCGATGAACCCCGATGGCTCTGATTATCTCTTTTTTGTCGCAGATGGTACCGGTGGGCACATCTTCTCGCGTACCAACGAAGAACACAATATGGCGCGACGCCGCGCTCGGCTGAACCAGCCTCGCTGACCAAAAGAAAAGGCGGAACCAGAAATCCCGGTGCCGCCTACGGTCCTCCCTGACTCGTTAACTTCTATACCTCAACCTCGTCGATCGCCCCCAGGCGAGTGAGATTGTACTTCTTGATCTTGCGCCAGAGAGTGGTTCTTCCGATCCCCAGATCCTGCGCGGTCTTCGTAAAATTCCAGTCATTTTCCGACAGCGTTTTGACGATCAACGACCTTTGCTCGGTGTCCATGCGTCCACCCCGGAAAGTGAGCGTCATCCTGGTCGGTACTTCCACTTCAACGACCGGTCGATCCCCGGCAATGAAGATCACATCGTTGATATCGATCTGATTGTTCATGCAGAGTGCCGCGCCGCGTTTGAGTGTATTTTCCAGCTCGCGGACATTCCCCGGCCACCTGTGCCCAAGCATCTTGTCGACCGCCCGACGAGTGATCGTGACCGTATGCCCCTTCATCTCGTGCGAGATTTTGCGCAGGAAATAGTCGATAAGCATTTCTATATCTTCCAGCCGATCGATCAGCGGCGGAAGGGTTAGTGGGATAACATTCAGTCGGAAATAGAGGTCTTCGCGGAAAGTTCCTTCCTGGACCATGATCTTCAGATCCCGGTTGGTGGCGGCCACGATCCGGACATTCACTTTCTTCGATTCTGTCGCTCCAACTGGCCGTATTTCGGATTCCTGGAGGAATCGCAGCAACTTCGCCTGGGTCGACATCGGGATATTCGACACTTCATCCAGGAAAAGCGTGCCATCATGTGCTTCCTCGAATAGACCTTTCTTCGACTGATACGCGTTAGTGAACGACCCCTTGACATGGCCGAACAACTCAGACTCGAGCAGAGTCTCCGGAATAGCGCTGCAATCGACCGCTACGAATCGGCCTGCTCGCCGGCTGGAGTGGTGGTGGATCGCCCGCGCAAACAGTTCCTTTCCTGTGCCGGAAGGCCCGGTGATCAAGACCGTGATGTCGGTCGGAGAGACCCGCTGGGCAGTCTCCTTAAGCTGGGACATGATCTTGGAGATCCCGATAATATTATCGAAACCATAGTTCATGGCGACATGCTGTCGCAGTACAGTGATCTCACGTTTCATCAGTCTGCGTTCAACGGCCTTCTGGACTTTGACTAGCAGATGTTGATTGGAGAATGGTTTGGTGAGATAATCGAAGGCGCCGGCCTGGATCGCCTCAACGGCGCTTTCGATAGTCCCATAACCGGTGATCAGGATGATCTCGGTATCCGGTACGGTTGTCTGGACCGAGCGAATCACATCGATCCCCGAATCATCGCCGATCCGCAGATCGGTGATCACCAGGTCGAATGAGTGCTGGCGAATCAGCCCCAGACCGTCAGCGGCGGTCGCGGCCTGCATCACCTGAAATTGTTCGCTCGCCAGTACCGAGACTATGCATTCACGGCTCATCTTCTCATCGTCGATGACCAGGATGCGGATCTCGCTGTTGACGGTGCTGCTGTTCATGGGTCATTTATCCTTATGGTGCGTCAGGATGGTTTCAAGCTTGCTGCCGTCGCCGGCACAGTGATATACGGAGAAGCCGAGAAGGCGTCCGAGCGATTCAACATACTCTCCCCATTCGGTCGCGCAGTGCAGATGATTGGTCGTATGGGTTGAGGTCGTTTCAAATCGTACCGTCAACCGCTGCTCATCGTCCACTTCGAAATTTACCGAGGTCGCTGTGGCAAAGCCACTCGAGGTCAAATGGATCTCCAGGATAGTTTCGTATAAAACTGCCAGTGCCTCGGGCGGAACCGCCAGCTCGATCTTCGTCGCCCACTGCTCCGTCATGGTAAGGTGGCGGCTTGGGTGGTGGATCGCCGCATGCGTGACTGTCTGCCGCAACTCCTCGGCCGGATTGATCCGCTCTCGACGGAGACTGTCGAAAACCGTCAGCAATTGGTAGCGATGCACTACCTGTTCCAGTTCAGTTGTCTCTTCCTGAATCAGTCGGAGCAATTCGGTCTCCGGATGTCCGGGTTGCCAATTAATGATCCCCTCCAGATGGTGGGCCGTCGAATGAAGCGCCTGCGTGGCGCGGCGAAGTGACTCGATAAACCGCGGATACATGCTGCCGGCCAGGTCGTTGGCTTTCATCTCCTTCGGTCGAAAGGTCACGAGGGAGAGATCGATATCGTCGACCCGAATATTCTCCGCATGCAATAGATGCCCCGCCAGCAGGTCACCGAATGATCGCATAGCCCGGCTGAACTCATTCTTCACCAACTCGTTGCAGTCTACCGAACAGATCGCACAGAATGGCCCGTTGGCCGCCACGATCCTTCCGGAACACCGATTGACGACCAGTGCAGGCGACTCCGAATTCAAGTGTGCCGCCAGTCGCTTGGCCACCTCCTGGACCCTTGCGACAGCCGAACGGAATCGTCCGGTGAGCAGCGAGAAGTCATCCGCTGTACGATCGAATGGGTCGCCGTAGTCGCGGCCGATCATTCCGAAAGTGAGCGGTCTGCCGTTCAACTCTCCCAGGCGAATCGCATGCACGCGACTGCTGGTGAAACTGCCGGAGGCCAGCCGCTGACGATGCGAGTAGACCGCATTGTCATGCAGGTAGGATGCCTCAAGCTGGTCGGCATTGAGTAGTGGAACGGATTCAGGGTGAAGGTATTCTCCATCAAACATGAGAAAACTGATGCAGTGTGATGGTACGAGCGTATCGAGAAGCTGCTTCTCGCTATCGCTCAACCAGCCACGAGTGGAAACGCTGATAAGAAGTGAAACAATGCCGGCTTCAGTTGCCTGGTCGGAAAGACGAAGGTCATTCCGCGATGTGGCAATGCGGTCAGCCAGTTCCGCTTCAAGGTGAAACTGCCCGGGTGTCATAGTCCCATATTTCCTTGTTTCATTATGGTACATGTAGTTGAAATGTCGGAACACTCGGCGATAACTTTAGCGGCCCAAACAACTTATTTGTCCCAATACGCACAGTTTCACAGTTTCATTTTTAGCCCTTGACGGCCTCCCTGGGGTTGCGTAACTTCACCCATGCCACTCTCAAACGCTCAAGTAGAGCATATTGCCCGTCTCGCACGGCTCAATCTCACCCCACAAGAGGTCGAACTTTACACCACCGAACTGACGGTGATCCTTGAGTATATCGATCAATTGAAAACGGTGGATACCGAGGGAGTGGAACCCCAAAACCAGTTCATCACGGCCGAGAATGTGTTCCGCGACGATATCGCCGAACCTTCCCTGCCGCGCGACCAGGCACTCGCCAATGCACCGCTTCAGGATGGGGAATTTTTCCTCGTGCCAAAGGTAATTGGGGGATGAAACCAAAAGTTCTCGCAGTCATTCCGGCGCGATTAGGGTCCCGGCGGTTTTCCGGTAAGGTGTTGTACCCCTACCAAGGAAAGCCGCTTCTCTTTTATGTCTGGAATGAAATGCGCAAAGCCAAACGGGTCGACCGACTCGTCATCGCCACCGACAGCAAAGAGATCCAGTCCGTGGCCGAGGAGTTTGGCGCCGAAGTCTTCCTTTCGAAAAAGAAACATCTCTCCGGTTCGGATCGCGTGGCTGAAGCCGCCGCCAGGATCGGTGGCGAGATAATCATCAATATTCAGGCGGACAATCTGACTCTCCCCGCCAAAGTGATCGACAAAGGTGTCGAACTGATGCGCAAGTCCAAGGGGAGCCTGTTTGCCACCACCGCCACGCCGATCAGGTCTGAGGAAGAACTCTACGACCCCAATACCGTCAAAGTGGTCTGCTCACAGCAGGGTTTAGCCCTCTGGTTCTCTCGATATCCGATCCCATTCATTCAGCACCCAAGCTCAAACGAGCGACTCGCCCAATATCATTATCTGAAACATATTGGCGTCTACTTCTTCCGGCGCAAGGGGCTAGAGGCTTTTGCCAAATGGCGCCCTTCGGAGCTGGAGAAGATGGAATCGCTGGAACAGATGCGCATCTTGGAACACGGGGGCAGGATCGGCTTGTTTGAGAGTAAGGTACGATCGGTCTCGGTCGATACGCCCGATGACATTCGCAAGCTGGAATTAGTCTAACACAGGGAATAGATATGTCTGCCACTGACTCAACCAAATATGTCTTTGTGACCGGCGGTGTGGTTTCATCGCTGGGCAAAGGGATTGCCGCATCCTCTCTCGGCTTTCTCCTGCACAAGCGAGGACTGAAAGTCCGCTCGATCAAATTCGACCCGTATCTCAATGTCGACCCCGGGACCATGAATCCGTTTCAGCATGGCGAAGTGTTTGTACTCGACGATGGCTCTGAGACCGATCTTGATCTTGGCCATTACGAACGCTTCCTCGACCAGTCTCTGGACAAGGCGAACAATGTCACCACCGGACAGGTCTACCACACAGTAATTTCCCGGGAACGGCGTGGCGATTATCTCGGCGCTACTGTGCAGGTCATCCCGCACATCACTGAAGAGATCAAAAGCAGGGTCCGCAAAATCCCCCCGCATGTGGAAAAGCCGGATGTCGTCATCTGCGAGATAGGCGGTACTGTAGGCGATATCGAATCTCTACCGTTTTTGGAGGCTATTCGCCAGATCGGGATGGAAGAAGGACATGACAATGTCCTCTATATCCATGTAACTCTGGTCCCACACCTCGCCGCGGCCGGAGAGTTTAAGACCAAACCGACCCAGCACTCTGTCAAGGAACTCCGCGAGATCGGTATTCAACCGAATATCCTTCTCTGTCGCTCATCGAAGCCGCTCAACGAAGGTCTTCGCCAGAAAATATCTCTCTTCTGTTCTGTTCCGGCGCGCAATGTGATCGCCGCCGAAGATGTCCCCACCATTTACGAGGTGCTGCTCCATTTCCATGACCAGCAGCTTGACCAGATCGTCTGTGACCATTTCCGGTGGAATGTCCCAGAACCGGATTTGACCGAGTGGAGTGAGATGGTGCACACGATCAAAAATCCACGTCGGCATATCAAGATCGGTATCTGCGGGAAGTATGTGAATCTCAAAGACGCCTACAAATCGATCATTGAGTCCTTTGTGCATGCCGGTGTCACTTCCGATGCCGAAGTAAGTCTTATCTGGATCAGTTCCGAAGATATCAAGCAGGGGGGAGCCGGCAAGTTCCTCTACGATGTTGATGGACTTTTGATCCCCGGTGGCTTTGGCGAACGGGGAGTGGAAGGGAAGATCGAGGCCATTCGCTATGTCCGCGAACGGAATATCCCCTTCTTCGGTATCTGCCTGGGAATGCAGTGCGCGGTCATCGAGTACGCTCGAAATGTCTGCGGCCTCGAAGATGCCCACAGCTACGAGTTTTATCGCGATCTCAAGCACCCGGTCATCCACCTGATGGCCGATCAGGAAGGAGTCACTGAACTTGGTGGCACCATGCGTCTCGGCGCCTACCCCTGTATACTGCGCAAGGACAGCAAATCGTATGAGGCCTACGGTGCGACGGAGATCTCCGAACGTCACCGCCATCGCTATGAATTGAATAATGCTTACCGGGATATGCTGGTAGACAAGGGCCTCCTCATGGCCGGTGCATCACCGGACAACCGGCTGGTCGAGATCGTTGAGGTCCCGACACACCCCTGGTTTGTCGGTGTCCAGTTCCATCCGGAGCTAAAATCTCGCCCGCTCCGCCCACACCCGCTGTTTAGAGAGTTCGTCCGAGCGGCTGTCCAATACCATGAAACCCGTGGCGGACATCTTCTGGCCGAGTCTCCTGACCATCAGGATGTTATCCAGCGCACCAATTCGTAAGTCTTCCGTTCCGGGGTCGGTTCGACCGGCCCCGGAACCAACTCCCCTCCTCCCGTTGCATTGTCATCCAAGCAGTTAGGGAAAGTTTATCCCGTTGACAAGGGAGGGCCGCTTGCGTATGCTTTCGGTCTGTAATCACGTATGACAGGAACTAGATGAATCGCATTATCCGGCTTTTTGGCCTGTTCGCTTTGGTCCTGATATCTGCCTCTGCGGGGATCGCACAACAATCTCCATCTGCGGCAGATTCTCTGGCCATGCAGCTCCTTCCGGCCACATTCGATCGACCGATCAACCCCGATCTTTACCTTATCCGTCCGGGTGAGGTCATCCGAGTCACTTTCTTGCAGAGCAGCCTCAGCGCGCTCCAGCTCGAGATCAGCTCCGATGGTCAAATTGTCCATCCCAGCCTGGGGATCATCGACCTTCGCGGCACTACTCTCGCCCAGGCGAGAGAAAAGTTGGTTG contains:
- the lpxK gene encoding tetraacyldisaccharide 4'-kinase, producing MLEKIWKAILRRGSLSLLMLPAFLLWIVSLFYRAGFALKRRMAGNPLKLSVPVVSVGNITVGGSGKTPMVEFLARHLVDAGIRVAIVSSGYGRTNEISFVEEGYKVQERSTDDTGDEVMLLANSVPEAHFSVDRSKTEAARRVAESGLVDVIIVDDGFQHFKLARDLDILAFDAAVRPQMLRPFPYGMLREPVSALSRADVIIITRSNFAKDRTAIRKMIQKHNPNAPLYHAHFSVTELIGSDKRYPVKYLEDKSVFLFAGIGNFRSLRKQVNSLAGDLDFALELSDHQQYDQAMLEKIKKLADEHESDLVLTTGKDWVKLGDFDFGRESYYLGLSIDLDPGEERLVSYLTDKLGLQPREN
- the nadB gene encoding L-aspartate oxidase → MNRDFDILVIGSGIAGLFYALRVSEHMPKARIALVTKKGETATNTNRAQGGIAAVLSGTDSFDAHIADTLRVGCGICKKEVVERVVEAGPAVIQELMDYGVRFTKVDGRFDLGREGGHTASRVVHASDLTGREIERALLSACRAKNDSIQIFRDHIALDLIKTTVGGQSSCVGAFVFSEVGRLFTAIYAPVTMLATGGLGQVYYHTSNPEIATGDGVAMAYRAGIPVANLEFIQFHPTTLYAPGREPFLISEAVRGEGARLKSTDGRYLMENAHELKDLAPRDIVAQTIDKELKASGEEFVYLDISHRDPEFVKQRFPNIYAECLRYGFDITERPIPVVPAAHYACGGVLSSIEGETNLSGLFTAGEVAMTGMHGANRLASNSLLEAVVMARFASEKSIDYLKGIEFNRPVQVENALHSSLAYPREKILIAHDRRELRRVMSDFVGIVRTEDRLALAHEKVNQIRSAIDQYYFATPATYNVVELRNLATVAELIIRSAISRRESRGLHYLDDRPGSNDAYLHDTIITEQKGTDSGHP
- the guaA gene encoding glutamine-hydrolyzing GMP synthase; translation: MLTCTIPLSRNRKELTVATHEMVLILDFGSQYTQLIARRIREAHIYCEIVPFNADLSAYRERNVRGYILSGGPSSLADADAPRVSRQFFESGVPILAICYGMQLLADVFGGKLMRSEHREYGRATFRPDDTAPLFRSLSQKSQVWMSHGDSIVALPQGFHVTGESDGLAVAAIADETRHIYGVQFHPEVHHTAEGKQILHNFLFDICRLQGDWTTESFVDESINRIRQQVGNGKVLLGISGGVDSTVAAVLLHRAIAERLHAVFVNTGMLRKNEFEDVTVMLRTLGINLYPVDASELFLTRLAGVEDPEKKRKIIGASFIDVFEAEAEKIGDVDFLGQGTLYPDVIESTSFKGPSVTIKSHHNVGGLKERMKLRLVEPLRELFKDEVRVVGRKLGLPDQFIRRHPFPGPGLAVRILGDITKERCDLLREVDHIFIEELLRHNIYDDIWQAFAVLLPVKAVGVMGDERTYENVVALRAVTSVDGMTADWARIDNDILAHISNRIIRNVRGVNRVTYDISSKPPATIEWE
- the ruvX gene encoding Holliday junction resolvase RuvX; protein product: MTDRTILAIDYGTKRIGLAKSDPMAVIASALKTLEVRSISEAVTMVAQAIAEYDPKTVVVGYPLLASGDKSKKCEEIDQFIAMLSTHYHGPIVRVDEADSSREATSILRAHGQRVRKDKKRVDRLAAVIILQRYLEELPEN
- the mltG gene encoding endolytic transglycosylase MltG — translated: MYAKTKNGSTDWPLSSFSSDIWRNSLKTEPNIQVWEYLWYAATTIFLLVVGVCLLFLRMLGWILRRLKKPGISWAMAGAVSLLVGILAISAISYLYFNSKDLGGQVIEVQVTTGDTFGAVADRLVKEGVVSNRWSLILPARLLKVDRKLRSGIYVFTGQNSARSVLDKLNQGDVKLTEVTIPEGMPIWKVAATLQTRLLLDSAALMQLNLDRPFLDSLEIPYLEGHLFPETYAFDPGVSLRSVVREMVQMFKQKTDSLWATQTATGLNKYQTLTLASIIEAETPLASERTRVASVYLNRLRIGMTLDADPTVIYGLGGLDRPLLRDDLDSVTIYNTYRIAGLPPTPINSPGLASVLAAMNPDGSDYLFFVADGTGGHIFSRTNEEHNMARRRARLNQPR
- a CDS encoding sigma-54-dependent Fis family transcriptional regulator, coding for MNSSTVNSEIRILVIDDEKMSRECIVSVLASEQFQVMQAATAADGLGLIRQHSFDLVITDLRIGDDSGIDVIRSVQTTVPDTEIILITGYGTIESAVEAIQAGAFDYLTKPFSNQHLLVKVQKAVERRLMKREITVLRQHVAMNYGFDNIIGISKIMSQLKETAQRVSPTDITVLITGPSGTGKELFARAIHHHSSRRAGRFVAVDCSAIPETLLESELFGHVKGSFTNAYQSKKGLFEEAHDGTLFLDEVSNIPMSTQAKLLRFLQESEIRPVGATESKKVNVRIVAATNRDLKIMVQEGTFREDLYFRLNVIPLTLPPLIDRLEDIEMLIDYFLRKISHEMKGHTVTITRRAVDKMLGHRWPGNVRELENTLKRGAALCMNNQIDINDVIFIAGDRPVVEVEVPTRMTLTFRGGRMDTEQRSLIVKTLSENDWNFTKTAQDLGIGRTTLWRKIKKYNLTRLGAIDEVEV
- the gatC gene encoding Asp-tRNA(Asn)/Glu-tRNA(Gln) amidotransferase subunit GatC; this translates as MPLSNAQVEHIARLARLNLTPQEVELYTTELTVILEYIDQLKTVDTEGVEPQNQFITAENVFRDDIAEPSLPRDQALANAPLQDGEFFLVPKVIGG
- the kdsB gene encoding 3-deoxy-manno-octulosonate cytidylyltransferase, encoding MKPKVLAVIPARLGSRRFSGKVLYPYQGKPLLFYVWNEMRKAKRVDRLVIATDSKEIQSVAEEFGAEVFLSKKKHLSGSDRVAEAAARIGGEIIINIQADNLTLPAKVIDKGVELMRKSKGSLFATTATPIRSEEELYDPNTVKVVCSQQGLALWFSRYPIPFIQHPSSNERLAQYHYLKHIGVYFFRRKGLEAFAKWRPSELEKMESLEQMRILEHGGRIGLFESKVRSVSVDTPDDIRKLELV
- a CDS encoding CTP synthase → MSATDSTKYVFVTGGVVSSLGKGIAASSLGFLLHKRGLKVRSIKFDPYLNVDPGTMNPFQHGEVFVLDDGSETDLDLGHYERFLDQSLDKANNVTTGQVYHTVISRERRGDYLGATVQVIPHITEEIKSRVRKIPPHVEKPDVVICEIGGTVGDIESLPFLEAIRQIGMEEGHDNVLYIHVTLVPHLAAAGEFKTKPTQHSVKELREIGIQPNILLCRSSKPLNEGLRQKISLFCSVPARNVIAAEDVPTIYEVLLHFHDQQLDQIVCDHFRWNVPEPDLTEWSEMVHTIKNPRRHIKIGICGKYVNLKDAYKSIIESFVHAGVTSDAEVSLIWISSEDIKQGGAGKFLYDVDGLLIPGGFGERGVEGKIEAIRYVRERNIPFFGICLGMQCAVIEYARNVCGLEDAHSYEFYRDLKHPVIHLMADQEGVTELGGTMRLGAYPCILRKDSKSYEAYGATEISERHRHRYELNNAYRDMLVDKGLLMAGASPDNRLVEIVEVPTHPWFVGVQFHPELKSRPLRPHPLFREFVRAAVQYHETRGGHLLAESPDHQDVIQRTNS